The Solibacillus sp. FSL W7-1436 genome window below encodes:
- a CDS encoding ABC transporter ATP-binding protein: MTGKNDTLLQVEEMQTVFKTRKGNLEAVDGISFNIAKGETVAIVGESGSGKSVSALSILRLLDSNGEVTSGKILFNNLNLKDISNDEIRKIRGNEIAMIFQDPMTCLDPVYTIGDQITETIKIHETLSKNELQERALELLRLVGLPDPESRINAYPHQLSGGQRQRVMIAIALACRPSLIIADEPTTALDVTVQAQILQLLKDLQTQFGTAIILVTHDLGVVAEMADKVVVVYAGQVVEQSNVKDLFNKPQHPYTEALMKSIPKIDTSKERKLLTIKGNVPSLTEIPAGCRFHPRCPFATDKCKSEEPPFFKLANGRESKCWIADPNLTGNWEGPILTEENEPVFELNQHLISKKNLLEVTDLKKYFPITKGILSRTIGHVKAVDGVTLNIHKGEVLGLVGESGCGKSTVGRLITGLIDSTDGEVSFDGKQLSNINRKEKKVLRKRVQFVFQDPYSSLNPRMTILDIIGEPLEVHNLAKGSSKRQRVGELLEIVGLSKNDMNKFPHQFSGGQRQRIGIARALATEPELLICDEAVSALDVSVQAQILNLLKDLQLKLGLSYLFISHDLTVVKYISDRIAVMYLGEIVEVTDSQTLFTEPLHPYSKALISAVPNPNPNIKPDRIILSGEVPSPSNPPSGCKFHTRCPFAMDLCKIEKPELMDITEGHTVACHFYKEVSHI; the protein is encoded by the coding sequence ATGACAGGAAAAAATGACACACTACTCCAAGTAGAGGAAATGCAGACGGTTTTTAAGACAAGAAAAGGTAACCTAGAAGCTGTTGATGGTATTTCATTTAATATTGCTAAAGGTGAAACAGTTGCAATCGTAGGTGAATCAGGTTCTGGTAAAAGCGTATCGGCACTTTCAATTTTACGTTTGTTGGATAGTAATGGAGAAGTTACTTCCGGGAAAATCCTGTTTAATAATTTAAATTTAAAAGATATAAGTAATGATGAAATTCGAAAAATTCGAGGAAATGAAATTGCCATGATTTTTCAGGATCCGATGACATGCTTAGACCCTGTATACACAATCGGTGATCAGATTACCGAAACGATTAAAATTCATGAAACACTTAGTAAAAATGAATTGCAGGAACGAGCACTAGAACTATTAAGGTTAGTTGGACTTCCGGACCCTGAGAGCCGTATTAATGCCTACCCACATCAATTATCGGGTGGTCAAAGACAAAGAGTAATGATTGCCATAGCTCTTGCATGCAGACCTAGTTTAATTATTGCAGATGAACCTACAACAGCTCTTGATGTGACTGTCCAGGCACAGATTCTGCAATTACTGAAAGATTTGCAAACCCAGTTTGGAACAGCGATTATCCTTGTTACACATGATTTAGGTGTTGTAGCGGAAATGGCGGATAAAGTAGTTGTTGTCTATGCGGGGCAGGTTGTAGAACAGTCGAATGTGAAGGATTTGTTTAATAAACCTCAACACCCGTATACAGAAGCATTAATGAAAAGTATTCCAAAAATTGATACAAGTAAAGAACGTAAACTGCTCACGATAAAAGGAAATGTTCCAAGTTTAACAGAAATTCCAGCTGGTTGCCGATTTCATCCAAGATGTCCTTTTGCTACTGATAAGTGCAAAAGTGAGGAACCACCATTTTTTAAATTAGCAAATGGTCGAGAAAGCAAGTGTTGGATTGCAGATCCTAACCTGACAGGAAATTGGGAGGGGCCAATTTTAACGGAAGAAAATGAGCCAGTCTTTGAGCTCAATCAACATTTAATCAGTAAAAAGAATTTATTGGAAGTAACAGACTTAAAAAAATACTTTCCTATCACAAAAGGAATACTGTCAAGAACAATCGGACACGTTAAGGCAGTGGATGGTGTAACACTGAATATTCACAAAGGTGAAGTTCTTGGTCTTGTAGGTGAATCCGGCTGTGGTAAATCAACTGTTGGAAGATTAATAACAGGTCTTATTGACTCAACGGATGGGGAAGTAAGTTTTGATGGAAAACAATTATCAAATATTAATAGAAAAGAGAAAAAAGTTCTGAGGAAGCGGGTTCAATTTGTTTTTCAAGATCCTTATAGTTCTCTAAATCCGAGGATGACCATTCTCGATATTATTGGGGAACCATTAGAAGTGCACAATCTAGCAAAAGGAAGTTCAAAGCGTCAACGGGTAGGAGAGCTGCTTGAAATCGTAGGACTATCTAAAAATGATATGAATAAATTTCCTCATCAATTTTCAGGAGGTCAAAGGCAAAGAATTGGTATAGCAAGAGCTTTGGCAACTGAACCAGAACTTCTGATTTGTGATGAGGCAGTGTCCGCATTAGATGTTTCTGTTCAAGCCCAAATTTTAAATTTATTAAAAGATCTTCAGTTGAAACTAGGGTTATCTTATTTATTTATCTCTCATGATTTAACGGTAGTCAAATATATTTCAGATAGAATAGCTGTCATGTATTTAGGAGAAATTGTAGAAGTGACCGATTCACAAACTTTATTTACAGAACCGCTCCATCCATATTCAAAGGCACTTATTTCCGCTGTGCCAAATCCTAATCCGAATATTAAACCAGATCGAATTATCCTAAGTGGTGAAGTACCAAGTCCATCAAATCCTCCAAGTGGCTGTAAATTTCATACGAGATGTCCTTTTGCAATGGATCTTTGTAAAATAGAAAAACCTGAACTAATGGACATTACAGAAGGTCATACTGTTGCCTGTCATTTCTATAAGGAGGTGTCACACATATGA
- a CDS encoding MFS transporter — protein sequence MMERKAFFLLGFIMFLTMTGYGIVLPTLPFLADDLGLSSVQMSSLIIIWAVSQLITAPIWGRLADKIGRKPVLMIGVFGFGVAFLLLILAQNYWQLLLVRLIGAAISSGTQTAAFSMVADHTRKEFRNQTIAKMGAVNGLGFLCGPAIGGLFSPFGVVVPFIIAGSLALITLPFAHFYIRDSINNDNKETQNTFAGNNETVSFWKSITMVTKNGYWNHYMIILGLSIAASSFFGLLGYYLIAKFEATPIFVSMAFSAQAGTSVLVQFFLLKKCYELWDEDTITKIGLSFTAIGYCLISFAPLIWVAILGCVFTGFGQSLVRPTTIAMLSKRTEMGRGITLGLQESMDSLGRILGPLWGGWVFIYLVSAPFITSAVITVILLGIAFLITYQQKIEISLHKDTSNS from the coding sequence ATGATGGAAAGGAAGGCGTTCTTTCTACTAGGATTCATAATGTTTTTAACGATGACAGGTTATGGAATAGTACTTCCTACATTACCATTCTTAGCAGATGATTTGGGGCTTTCATCAGTTCAAATGTCATCGTTAATCATAATTTGGGCAGTTTCCCAGTTAATTACTGCACCGATATGGGGTCGTTTAGCTGACAAAATAGGGAGAAAACCCGTTCTAATGATTGGCGTATTTGGCTTTGGTGTAGCTTTCCTTTTACTAATTTTGGCTCAAAATTATTGGCAATTGCTTTTAGTTCGATTAATTGGTGCAGCAATATCGTCTGGTACTCAAACTGCAGCTTTTTCGATGGTAGCTGATCACACTAGAAAAGAGTTTAGAAATCAAACCATCGCGAAAATGGGAGCAGTGAATGGACTTGGCTTTTTGTGTGGTCCAGCTATTGGAGGGTTATTTTCTCCCTTTGGAGTCGTAGTACCTTTTATTATTGCAGGATCACTAGCTTTAATAACTCTACCTTTTGCCCATTTTTACATCCGAGATTCGATAAATAATGATAATAAAGAAACTCAGAATACTTTTGCAGGCAATAATGAAACAGTTTCCTTTTGGAAATCTATTACAATGGTTACGAAAAACGGATATTGGAATCATTATATGATCATACTTGGATTGTCCATTGCAGCTTCGAGTTTTTTCGGTCTACTTGGATATTATCTAATAGCAAAATTTGAAGCTACCCCAATCTTTGTAAGTATGGCCTTTAGCGCACAAGCTGGAACTTCTGTCTTGGTACAATTCTTTTTACTAAAAAAATGTTATGAATTATGGGATGAAGATACGATTACAAAAATTGGCTTATCCTTTACGGCAATTGGCTATTGTTTAATTAGTTTTGCGCCATTAATATGGGTAGCAATTTTAGGATGTGTTTTTACTGGTTTTGGGCAATCATTGGTTCGGCCGACTACTATAGCGATGTTATCAAAACGTACTGAGATGGGGCGAGGTATTACATTAGGCCTCCAAGAATCAATGGATAGTTTAGGGAGAATACTTGGACCTCTTTGGGGGGGCTGGGTATTCATATATCTCGTATCGGCTCCATTTATAACTTCTGCTGTCATAACAGTAATTCTATTAGGTATTGCATTTTTGATAACTTACCAACAAAAAATTGAAATATCTCTACACAAAGATACTAGTAACTCATAA
- a CDS encoding ABC transporter permease yields MIDYIVRRLIFGIFVLLIMTTFIFIIMRAVPGDVVTLQLANSGATTEQMAALKAEMGLDKSVFGQLIDWGKNALQGDLGSSLWSGKEVSQIILDRLPVTIQLALMAIVLAIIIGIPIGVISAVKQNTFIDHFLKVISIGGLSIPSFWLGLILLTVLSLSFNWIPPLGYQSFAENPIVNLQQMFLPAICLAITLSASIVRMTRSAVLEVLHSEFIRTVRAKGAKEAVVIFKHALRNSLISVITLIGLQIGYLLGGTVVLESIFALPGLGSLIFETVLVRDYPVVQSTVLVFGAMFLLVNLIVDVMYGWVDPRIRTK; encoded by the coding sequence ATGATTGACTATATTGTTAGGCGCTTAATTTTTGGGATATTCGTACTATTAATTATGACAACCTTCATTTTTATCATTATGAGAGCGGTACCTGGTGACGTTGTGACCCTTCAGTTGGCTAACTCTGGTGCAACAACTGAACAAATGGCTGCATTGAAAGCTGAAATGGGTCTAGATAAAAGTGTTTTCGGTCAACTAATAGATTGGGGTAAAAATGCGCTTCAAGGAGATTTGGGTAGTTCTCTTTGGTCAGGTAAGGAAGTATCCCAGATTATATTAGACAGACTTCCCGTAACTATACAACTAGCGCTAATGGCAATTGTTTTAGCCATCATTATCGGTATTCCGATTGGAGTTATTTCCGCTGTTAAACAAAATACATTTATAGATCATTTTTTAAAAGTAATTTCAATTGGAGGATTATCTATTCCAAGCTTCTGGCTGGGACTTATCTTATTAACTGTATTATCACTGTCTTTCAATTGGATTCCACCACTTGGTTATCAATCATTCGCAGAAAATCCTATTGTTAATCTACAGCAAATGTTCTTACCCGCAATTTGTCTAGCAATTACACTGAGTGCCAGTATTGTTCGTATGACAAGATCGGCTGTCCTTGAAGTACTGCATTCGGAGTTTATCAGAACGGTGCGGGCAAAAGGTGCGAAAGAAGCGGTTGTAATATTCAAACATGCCCTTAGAAACTCGTTGATTTCGGTTATTACTTTAATTGGTTTACAAATTGGATATCTGCTTGGAGGAACTGTAGTACTGGAATCAATTTTTGCACTCCCAGGTCTAGGCAGTTTGATTTTTGAAACTGTATTAGTGAGAGATTATCCAGTTGTTCAGTCAACCGTACTGGTCTTTGGAGCGATGTTTTTATTAGTAAATTTAATAGTGGATGTGATGTACGGTTGGGTAGATCCACGAATTAGAACTAAATAA
- a CDS encoding acyl-CoA dehydrogenase family protein, whose translation MDFTLNDEQKMIQKTVRDFVNKELKPLEQEVLKNEREGRPGISNEKIKELREKAKAIGFWGINTPEEYGGANLGPIMSVLIAMELGRTFVPFNFGGSADNILYLGNEEQKQKYLIPTINGERRSCFALTEPDAGSDARGIQMRAVKDGDHWVLNGEKVFITNGNEADFAMVFAVTDKEKGANGGVTCFLVDKEMGWKSEYIYTMGEWGPATLVFDNVRVPEENILGELGQGFNLGMQWIGQGRYMIPAGAIGAAERLLQMAIDYSKTRVTFGKPIAERQAIQWMIADSAVEIEAAKWIVFRAAWMAENGMDPRHQSSMAKLNGAIMANQVVDRVLQIHGGMGYTKELPIERWYRELRLYRIFEGTDEIQRRTIARNLLKGHAKVGELL comes from the coding sequence ATGGATTTTACGCTAAATGATGAACAAAAAATGATTCAAAAAACAGTAAGAGATTTTGTGAATAAAGAACTGAAGCCTTTGGAGCAAGAAGTATTAAAAAATGAAAGGGAAGGCAGACCTGGTATCTCTAATGAAAAAATAAAAGAATTAAGAGAAAAGGCAAAGGCAATTGGATTTTGGGGTATTAATACGCCTGAGGAATACGGTGGGGCAAATTTAGGGCCAATTATGTCAGTGTTAATTGCAATGGAATTAGGAAGAACTTTTGTACCGTTTAACTTTGGTGGTTCTGCTGATAATATCCTTTATTTAGGTAACGAGGAACAGAAACAGAAATATTTAATCCCTACTATTAATGGAGAAAGACGTTCTTGCTTTGCTTTAACCGAACCTGATGCGGGATCAGATGCAAGAGGTATTCAAATGAGAGCGGTTAAAGATGGTGACCATTGGGTGTTAAATGGTGAGAAAGTATTTATTACAAATGGAAATGAAGCAGACTTTGCCATGGTATTTGCAGTGACAGATAAAGAAAAAGGTGCGAATGGCGGAGTAACTTGTTTCCTTGTAGATAAAGAAATGGGTTGGAAGTCGGAATATATTTACACAATGGGCGAATGGGGACCAGCAACATTAGTATTTGATAACGTTCGTGTTCCTGAAGAAAATATTTTAGGAGAACTGGGTCAAGGTTTTAATTTAGGTATGCAGTGGATAGGCCAAGGGAGATATATGATTCCTGCGGGTGCAATCGGTGCTGCAGAACGCTTATTGCAAATGGCCATCGACTATTCAAAAACACGAGTTACTTTTGGTAAACCTATAGCAGAACGTCAAGCAATCCAATGGATGATTGCAGATTCAGCAGTTGAAATTGAAGCAGCAAAATGGATCGTATTTAGAGCTGCGTGGATGGCTGAAAATGGTATGGATCCACGTCATCAATCATCTATGGCAAAACTAAATGGCGCAATTATGGCAAATCAAGTGGTCGATCGTGTTCTTCAGATCCATGGTGGAATGGGATATACAAAGGAATTACCGATTGAACGCTGGTATAGAGAATTAAGATTATACCGAATTTTCGAGGGAACAGATGAGATTCAGCGCAGAACGATTGCAAGAAATTTATTGAAAGGTCATGCAAAAGTTGGAGAGTTACTTTAA
- a CDS encoding nucleotide sugar dehydrogenase, with protein MHSLTEAYELLLKKIKWNTATIGVIGLGYVGLPLAMQIANNKFKVIGFEKDLNKLKAIENKVCYIQDVNAEQFLTSIHNKYFVATDDFHLLQVADIIIICVPTPTDKSGNPDLIYVLQAITAIAEHASENCLVILESTTYPGTTQEVLLPILDKANFKIGVSCFIAFSPERIDPGNPQYKTFNTPRIVGGVTQNCTELAKSFYKQVLESEVYSVSSPAVAEMEKLLENTFRNVNIALVNELTMLCHKLNINVWEVIDAAATKPYGYMAFYPGPGVGGHCIPIDPKYLVWKAKQVSIDMPLIQCADEINNRMPKYIVDRLNHYLEDGQQRIKPPHITVIGLAYKKNIDDYRESPTLSILTDINKLHYHWSVVDPNICTFSFSHQTYNTVPLTELLISSSDCVLILTNHDNIDYQMIDKHAKCIFDTRNTDYPFTNARYYRL; from the coding sequence ATGCATTCCTTAACTGAAGCATATGAATTATTGCTTAAAAAAATAAAATGGAATACGGCAACCATCGGAGTTATTGGCCTAGGCTATGTCGGGTTACCCCTAGCAATGCAAATTGCAAATAACAAATTTAAAGTAATAGGATTTGAAAAGGATTTAAATAAACTTAAAGCGATCGAAAATAAAGTCTGTTACATACAGGATGTTAATGCAGAACAATTTCTAACGAGTATTCATAATAAGTATTTTGTTGCAACGGATGATTTTCATCTATTACAAGTAGCTGACATTATTATCATTTGTGTACCAACTCCGACAGACAAAAGTGGAAATCCAGATTTAATTTATGTTTTGCAGGCGATCACTGCTATTGCAGAGCATGCTTCAGAAAATTGTTTAGTAATATTAGAGAGTACGACCTATCCAGGAACTACTCAAGAAGTGCTGCTACCCATTTTAGATAAAGCAAACTTTAAAATTGGAGTGTCATGCTTCATCGCTTTTTCTCCTGAGCGAATTGACCCTGGTAATCCACAGTATAAAACCTTTAACACACCGAGGATTGTCGGAGGCGTCACACAAAATTGTACAGAATTAGCCAAATCTTTTTATAAACAAGTATTAGAAAGTGAAGTATATAGTGTTTCTAGCCCAGCAGTTGCAGAAATGGAAAAACTTTTAGAAAACACATTCCGGAATGTAAACATAGCCCTAGTAAATGAACTAACAATGCTTTGCCATAAATTAAACATTAATGTATGGGAAGTTATTGATGCAGCAGCAACAAAACCGTATGGATATATGGCTTTTTATCCCGGACCCGGTGTTGGAGGACACTGCATACCAATTGATCCTAAATATTTAGTATGGAAAGCAAAACAAGTTTCCATAGATATGCCATTAATTCAATGTGCCGATGAAATAAATAATCGAATGCCGAAATATATTGTAGACCGCTTGAATCACTATCTAGAAGACGGTCAGCAACGAATTAAACCGCCGCATATTACGGTTATTGGATTAGCTTACAAAAAAAATATTGATGATTACCGTGAATCACCTACTTTATCTATTCTTACTGACATTAATAAATTACATTATCATTGGAGCGTCGTTGATCCTAATATATGTACGTTCAGCTTTTCACATCAAACTTATAATACCGTTCCGCTTACTGAACTATTAATATCCTCATCCGATTGTGTATTAATCTTAACCAACCATGACAATATTGATTATCAAATGATTGATAAGCATGCAAAATGCATTTTTGATACTAGGAATACGGACTACCCTTTTACAAATGCACGTTATTATCGACTGTAA
- a CDS encoding ABC transporter permease, with protein MKKFKEDCKRFIQTQKIGFISLLIILLVFAVAVFAPFIAPFDPISQDRTAFLAAPNSQHVMGTDDLGRDVFSRLIFGSQISLLVGIVTVVISIVLGTLIGMISGYFGGVIDLVIQRIMDAIMSIPALILALFIAALLGPAIQNVIIALVIIEIPRFARIVRGEMMRIRESNYVEASRSVGAGSFRIIMRHGLPNMMAPIIVMASLAFGQTIIAEASLSFLGIGTPPPNPSWGLMLSDASRYMESAPWLVLFPGLALCILVLAFNLFGDALRDFLDPKMS; from the coding sequence TTGAAAAAATTTAAAGAGGATTGTAAACGCTTTATTCAAACACAAAAAATTGGCTTTATATCTCTTTTAATTATTCTTTTAGTTTTCGCCGTCGCTGTATTTGCACCTTTCATTGCACCGTTTGACCCAATTAGTCAAGATCGTACAGCATTTTTGGCAGCACCAAACTCACAACATGTGATGGGCACTGATGATTTAGGACGTGATGTGTTTAGTCGTCTAATTTTTGGTTCACAAATATCGTTACTTGTTGGAATTGTAACAGTTGTTATTTCAATTGTATTAGGAACATTAATTGGAATGATTTCTGGATATTTTGGTGGGGTAATCGATTTAGTAATTCAAAGAATAATGGATGCAATTATGTCAATTCCAGCTTTAATTCTTGCTTTGTTTATTGCGGCTTTATTGGGACCTGCCATCCAGAATGTAATTATAGCTTTGGTGATTATCGAGATACCTCGTTTTGCTAGGATTGTTCGAGGGGAAATGATGAGAATCCGTGAATCTAATTATGTAGAAGCGTCTCGTTCGGTCGGTGCAGGTTCATTTCGAATCATTATGAGACATGGATTGCCGAATATGATGGCACCAATCATTGTCATGGCAAGTCTTGCTTTTGGTCAAACAATTATTGCTGAAGCATCACTTAGTTTTCTTGGAATAGGAACTCCACCACCGAATCCATCCTGGGGGTTAATGTTGAGTGATGCGAGTAGATACATGGAAAGTGCACCATGGCTCGTGCTTTTCCCTGGTTTAGCCTTATGTATACTAGTTTTGGCATTTAACTTATTTGGAGATGCACTTCGGGATTTCCTTGATCCTAAAATGTCTTAG
- a CDS encoding polysaccharide deacetylase family protein yields MTYKLFSLSILLIFLVLLSACTTKQAIDSYTINSPYKLEIKEHNSQMSPILKQVATTQPVVALSFNGLADKESTLRLLDELDRLKINATFFLPGMRVAEEPELALEIKQRGHEIQNNTLNYELMSDKNYEQTYVEIELSNQILEKELGIKPTLVRSRSGDYTDKMRLVTSQLGMSAVVSYSINLTNNNEQVNTTDLDKLISRGAIIHLNSYLNEEIINSLEEINKIAKENRLTLTTISEVLNNSYTKLPLEKIEILHPIQFNSNFVNAKPDIFLSNTDSKKEVALTFDDWASDIQITKVLDVLDNYNIKSTFFLIGKGVEKNPNLAKLIIERGHEIANHSYNHLEVTALSPNDLQQDILRAHKVITEAIQQEPLPYFRPPKGVIDEESAKVITSMGIQTIVLYDVASYDWDLSFNEFDIYRRVTERTNPGSVINMHILDNTKTVEALPLIIEKLQSEGYTFIKLSEWIELNGIDQ; encoded by the coding sequence ATGACTTATAAATTATTTTCTCTTAGTATTTTGTTGATTTTTCTAGTACTATTAAGCGCTTGTACAACCAAACAAGCGATTGATAGTTATACAATAAATTCCCCATACAAACTAGAAATAAAAGAACATAACAGTCAAATGAGCCCTATTCTAAAACAAGTAGCAACTACTCAACCTGTTGTGGCGCTTTCTTTTAATGGTTTAGCGGATAAAGAGTCTACTCTTCGTTTATTGGATGAATTAGATCGTTTAAAAATAAATGCTACCTTCTTCCTTCCAGGCATGAGAGTGGCAGAAGAACCTGAACTCGCTTTAGAAATAAAACAACGCGGTCATGAAATTCAAAATAATACACTGAATTATGAGTTAATGTCAGATAAAAACTATGAACAAACATATGTTGAAATTGAATTATCAAATCAAATTTTAGAGAAGGAGTTAGGAATAAAACCTACTCTTGTTAGAAGTCGTTCAGGTGATTACACAGATAAGATGCGTCTTGTAACTTCACAACTTGGGATGAGTGCAGTCGTAAGCTACTCTATTAACCTTACAAACAATAACGAACAGGTTAATACGACGGATTTAGATAAGCTAATATCACGCGGAGCGATTATTCATTTAAACTCATATTTAAATGAAGAAATAATTAATTCATTGGAAGAAATCAATAAAATCGCAAAAGAAAATAGATTGACTCTTACAACTATATCCGAAGTATTGAACAACAGTTATACTAAACTTCCGCTAGAGAAAATTGAAATTCTTCATCCAATTCAGTTCAACTCTAATTTCGTAAATGCTAAACCAGATATTTTTTTAAGCAATACTGATTCAAAGAAAGAAGTGGCTCTTACCTTTGATGATTGGGCTAGCGATATTCAAATTACTAAAGTGCTGGATGTTTTAGATAACTATAATATTAAATCAACGTTCTTCTTAATTGGAAAAGGCGTCGAGAAAAATCCCAATTTAGCGAAATTAATTATTGAACGAGGTCATGAAATCGCAAACCATTCCTATAACCACTTAGAAGTTACAGCATTGTCACCGAATGATTTACAACAAGATATTTTAAGGGCCCATAAAGTAATAACCGAAGCTATACAGCAAGAACCATTACCGTATTTCAGACCTCCAAAGGGTGTCATAGATGAGGAATCTGCAAAAGTAATCACTTCGATGGGAATTCAAACAATTGTACTTTATGATGTGGCTTCTTATGACTGGGATCTTTCCTTTAATGAATTTGATATCTATAGACGTGTTACCGAAAGAACAAATCCTGGTAGTGTCATTAATATGCATATTCTAGACAATACAAAAACCGTAGAGGCTTTACCCTTAATTATTGAAAAATTACAATCAGAAGGTTATACATTCATCAAACTGTCTGAATGGATTGAGCTGAATGGTATAGATCAGTAA
- a CDS encoding class I adenylate-forming enzyme family protein, whose product MLLTELLGGNIENFGEYNLLYFYDKTYTNTETEIICKKVSSLVHSLGVEKGDRVLICMPNCPEVIFSYQGVLGVGGIIVPAMYLLHENEINFILKNSEAKVIITSSVLLQKLKNASSDLSVKPKIICIDQPREEDIQEEFQIIEWKKALSNISVYENTPLELKESDVAVILYTSGTTGIPKGVMLTHRNLYSNSMSGLKLRAEDEIRSTTLGVLPLAHIYGFGIMNSMFLLGSSVVIFDKFDAEEVFKVIEKFKVKSFAAVPAMVHAMYYHPNAYKYDLSSLETVGSGAAALAVSLRHKFKEKFGAEVRDAYGLSEASPGVATQRNDMPIKEGSVGVPMPGVNIKIVDEDGDEVPVGDVGELLVQGDNVTPGYFKNEEETKKALQNGWLHTGDMAKVDDEGYLYIVDRKKDLIIRGGFNIYPRDLEELLVKHEAVLEAAVIGVPSEKMSEEIVACIVKKPDAEVSASELIGYCQQNLAKYKTPRHIEFIQELPKNGVGKIMKIKLREQFANLILD is encoded by the coding sequence ATGTTACTAACTGAATTATTGGGTGGAAATATTGAGAATTTTGGTGAGTATAACCTTCTGTATTTCTATGATAAAACTTATACAAATACTGAAACGGAAATTATTTGTAAGAAAGTTTCTAGTCTTGTCCATTCTCTCGGAGTGGAAAAAGGAGATCGGGTGTTAATTTGTATGCCAAATTGTCCCGAAGTTATTTTCTCTTACCAAGGAGTATTAGGAGTTGGTGGCATCATTGTACCAGCTATGTATCTTTTACATGAAAATGAAATCAACTTTATTTTAAAGAATTCTGAAGCAAAAGTTATTATTACATCATCTGTTCTATTGCAAAAATTAAAAAATGCATCCAGTGATTTATCTGTTAAACCGAAGATTATTTGCATTGATCAACCAAGAGAGGAAGATATACAGGAAGAGTTTCAAATCATTGAATGGAAAAAAGCCCTTTCTAATATATCAGTTTATGAAAATACTCCTTTAGAGTTAAAAGAATCAGATGTTGCCGTCATCCTTTATACATCCGGCACTACAGGTATACCGAAGGGAGTTATGTTAACGCATAGAAATCTCTACTCAAATTCAATGTCAGGATTAAAACTTAGAGCGGAGGACGAAATAAGAAGTACTACTCTAGGTGTACTTCCTCTAGCCCATATTTATGGTTTTGGCATTATGAACAGTATGTTTTTGCTAGGTAGCTCAGTTGTTATTTTTGATAAATTCGATGCCGAAGAGGTATTTAAGGTTATTGAAAAATTTAAAGTGAAATCCTTTGCTGCTGTCCCGGCTATGGTGCATGCGATGTATTATCATCCGAATGCCTATAAATATGACTTATCTAGTTTAGAAACAGTTGGATCGGGGGCTGCTGCACTAGCAGTTAGCTTACGTCATAAGTTTAAAGAAAAATTTGGGGCTGAGGTAAGAGATGCGTATGGACTTTCTGAAGCATCGCCAGGAGTTGCTACACAACGTAATGATATGCCGATTAAAGAAGGTTCTGTAGGAGTACCAATGCCAGGTGTAAACATTAAAATCGTGGATGAAGATGGGGATGAAGTACCAGTTGGGGATGTCGGCGAATTATTAGTACAAGGCGATAATGTAACGCCTGGTTATTTTAAAAATGAAGAAGAAACAAAAAAGGCACTACAAAATGGATGGCTTCATACAGGGGATATGGCAAAAGTGGATGATGAAGGCTATCTGTACATTGTAGATCGTAAAAAGGATTTAATTATTCGAGGCGGATTTAATATTTATCCGAGGGATTTAGAGGAATTGCTAGTTAAACATGAAGCTGTTTTGGAAGCTGCGGTGATTGGTGTTCCTTCCGAAAAAATGAGTGAAGAAATTGTTGCTTGTATTGTGAAAAAGCCCGATGCAGAAGTAAGTGCTAGTGAATTAATCGGATACTGCCAACAAAATTTAGCTAAATATAAGACACCTCGTCATATTGAATTCATTCAGGAACTTCCGAAAAATGGTGTTGGGAAAATCATGAAAATTAAGCTGAGAGAACAATTTGCTAACCTGATATTAGATTAA